Proteins encoded by one window of Halococcus agarilyticus:
- a CDS encoding ABC transporter substrate-binding protein, translated as MTTTLRLLARPFDGFERALDRQIQSFKATSGADIEIERDHRPLPEIHGTYVENERLAEGEYDLFLCLSDWLPSAVERGLVDSLDDRLEADPPIDWSEGWAESMVDLVTYERTTYGVPYHDGPEVFFYRNDLFESAAEQRAFRAEYGRSLTVPRTWNQFLEVADFFTRPEDDLWGTVVAALPDGHNNVYDFLIQLWSRGGQVFDEDRSVAFDSETGVEALQFYHDLVHEHEVAPPESLDMESVESGRFFADGNAAMMWNWSGFGAMAEDSDSDVFGRVNYGLIPRLGAPEGRHASLTALYGLTIPSAARRPDLAYDFIRHTASPEMDLVTTEEGGSGTRLSTWRDPKIQKQEPFYSVIEEVNTGSVNTLPQISEYVEFNDILNRAVERVVVEQSATPEEALTEAARETRRLLES; from the coding sequence ATGACGACCACATTGCGCCTCCTCGCCAGACCGTTCGATGGATTCGAACGGGCACTCGATCGCCAGATCCAGTCGTTCAAAGCGACTTCCGGGGCCGACATCGAAATCGAACGCGATCATCGCCCGTTGCCGGAGATTCACGGGACGTACGTCGAGAACGAGCGCCTCGCAGAGGGAGAGTACGATCTGTTTCTCTGTCTGAGTGATTGGCTGCCGTCGGCCGTTGAACGGGGACTCGTCGACTCGCTCGACGATCGACTGGAGGCGGATCCGCCGATCGACTGGTCCGAGGGGTGGGCGGAGAGTATGGTCGATCTGGTCACCTACGAGAGGACGACGTATGGAGTCCCGTACCACGACGGACCGGAGGTGTTCTTTTACCGCAACGATCTGTTCGAAAGCGCCGCGGAACAACGCGCGTTCCGGGCGGAGTACGGTCGGTCGCTGACGGTCCCCCGGACGTGGAACCAGTTCCTCGAAGTCGCGGACTTCTTCACCCGGCCCGAGGACGATCTCTGGGGAACCGTCGTTGCTGCTCTCCCCGACGGGCACAACAACGTTTACGATTTTTTGATTCAACTGTGGAGTCGCGGCGGGCAGGTGTTCGACGAGGACCGATCGGTCGCGTTCGACTCGGAAACGGGAGTAGAGGCATTACAGTTCTATCACGATCTCGTCCACGAACACGAGGTGGCACCGCCGGAGTCACTGGACATGGAGAGCGTCGAGTCCGGCCGGTTCTTCGCGGACGGGAACGCCGCGATGATGTGGAACTGGTCGGGATTCGGCGCGATGGCGGAGGACTCGGACTCGGACGTGTTCGGACGGGTCAACTACGGGTTGATACCACGTCTCGGAGCACCGGAGGGACGCCACGCATCTCTGACTGCTCTCTACGGACTCACGATCCCGTCCGCTGCCCGACGACCGGATCTGGCGTACGATTTCATCCGTCACACCGCATCACCGGAGATGGATCTCGTCACGACCGAGGAAGGTGGCTCCGGAACCCGGCTTTCGACCTGGCGCGACCCGAAAATTCAGAAGCAAGAGCCGTTCTATTCGGTGATCGAGGAGGTCAATACGGGTTCGGTAAACACGCTCCCCCAGATATCGGAGTACGTGGAGTTCAACGACATCCTCAATCGCGCCGTCGAACGAGTCGTCGTTGAGCAGTCGGCGACGCCGGAAGAAGCGCTGACCGAGGCCGCGAGGGAAACCAGACGTCTCCTCGAAAGCTGA
- a CDS encoding MaoC family dehydratase, whose product MELRDTDRYFEEIELDETYTAHAARTITETDIVNFAGLSGDFHPLHMSKPIGEDSDFGGRIAHGNLVFSIAEALVADMNPKSFSYGYDELRFVKPVLIDTTLTVHREVVETEDYNDSLGRVVYEYEVTNEGDETVLVCEHITLVEKQAASEDDDGS is encoded by the coding sequence ATGGAGCTCAGAGACACCGATCGATACTTCGAGGAGATCGAGCTGGACGAGACGTACACCGCTCACGCTGCCAGAACGATCACCGAGACGGATATCGTCAACTTCGCCGGCCTCTCCGGCGACTTCCACCCATTGCACATGAGCAAACCGATCGGTGAGGATTCGGACTTCGGCGGCCGGATCGCGCATGGCAATCTCGTTTTTTCGATCGCGGAGGCGCTGGTCGCCGATATGAACCCCAAGTCGTTCTCGTACGGGTACGACGAGCTCCGATTCGTCAAGCCCGTTCTCATCGACACGACCCTTACGGTCCACCGCGAAGTGGTCGAAACCGAGGACTACAACGATTCGCTGGGGCGCGTCGTTTACGAGTACGAAGTGACGAACGAAGGGGACGAGACAGTGCTGGTCTGCGAGCACATCACGCTCGTCGAGAAGCAGGCCGCGAGCGAGGACGATGACGGTAGTTGA
- a CDS encoding CaiB/BaiF CoA transferase family protein, with amino-acid sequence MTGALDGITIADFTTAHQGPWATQKLGEMGAEVLKIERPGGEWSRELTTGGGHDINGMSPFWLSANRNKRSITLDLKADVGHEVVTDIVERADVVVENFRPGVMDRLNLDYESVREINPEIVYVSASGFGSDGPHADRPGQDLLMQAVSGITTSVGRKGDPPTAVPFPVIDGHSAMQIVSNTLAALFHQERTGEGQKVEINLLNSAIDSQCQAFTIELNVEHDYERSDEGIAQKYSDAPYGLYETADGHVAIAMTPMEPLAGVLELPDLADHGSPETYTKRDEIKRTIEDRTRERETDDLLDELLAEDIWAARVNDFEGAAADPQVEHNDIIVEVDHPNGGTYHTTGTPGSLSKSPSEIQRRPPAAGEHTEAILHEHGYDDARIRSLAERGVTER; translated from the coding sequence ATGACTGGCGCACTCGACGGAATCACGATCGCGGATTTCACCACCGCTCATCAGGGGCCGTGGGCGACACAGAAACTCGGTGAGATGGGTGCGGAGGTCCTCAAGATCGAACGACCTGGCGGGGAGTGGTCGCGTGAACTGACGACTGGCGGGGGTCACGACATCAACGGGATGAGCCCGTTCTGGCTCTCGGCCAACAGAAACAAGCGGTCCATCACGCTCGATCTGAAGGCCGACGTCGGGCACGAGGTCGTGACCGACATCGTCGAACGGGCGGACGTCGTGGTGGAGAACTTCAGACCGGGCGTGATGGACAGGCTGAATCTCGATTACGAATCGGTCCGTGAAATCAACCCGGAGATCGTGTACGTGTCGGCGTCCGGGTTCGGGAGCGACGGGCCACACGCCGACAGGCCCGGACAGGACCTCCTGATGCAAGCGGTCAGCGGCATCACCACGAGCGTCGGACGCAAGGGCGATCCGCCGACTGCAGTTCCGTTTCCGGTCATCGATGGCCACTCCGCGATGCAGATCGTCAGCAACACGCTGGCTGCGCTCTTCCACCAGGAACGCACTGGAGAGGGGCAAAAGGTCGAGATCAACCTTCTGAACTCCGCGATAGACAGTCAGTGTCAGGCGTTCACTATCGAGCTGAACGTCGAACACGACTACGAGCGGAGTGACGAGGGGATCGCACAGAAGTACAGCGACGCCCCCTACGGGCTCTACGAAACGGCCGACGGCCACGTCGCGATCGCCATGACACCGATGGAACCGCTGGCAGGCGTTCTGGAGCTGCCCGACCTCGCCGACCACGGCTCGCCGGAGACCTACACGAAGCGCGACGAGATCAAACGCACGATCGAGGACAGGACGCGGGAGCGCGAGACCGACGACCTGCTCGACGAGCTGCTGGCCGAGGACATCTGGGCGGCTCGCGTGAACGACTTCGAGGGGGCTGCCGCCGACCCGCAGGTCGAACACAACGACATAATCGTCGAAGTCGACCACCCGAACGGAGGGACGTACCACACCACCGGTACTCCGGGATCGCTTTCGAAGTCACCGTCCGAGATCCAGCGACGGCCCCCGGCTGCTGGCGAACACACCGAAGCGATACTGCACGAACACGGGTACGACGACGCACGGATCCGGTCGCTCGCGGAACGGGGTGTCACCGAGCGGTAG
- a CDS encoding enoyl-CoA hydratase/isomerase family protein, with amino-acid sequence MIDIETRDRIAWITLDRPDVLNAFTAEGWHDLVETVEHAEEVARVAVLRGSGDAFCVGEDVEWLSSLTGPEDVAEFADTVYAGFRAIETASIPVVAAVDGPAYGAGFDLVAATDLAVATTESRFALPETRLGAYPGYAIERIPSLCTRKRFLELVLTGEPIEAETAREWGLINRVVDPTELESAVAELVESVLESPRRPVGIVTRLVGNRLRNEAEQERMMGLFTSLFLADEFEEGVDAFAAGRDPEW; translated from the coding sequence GTGATCGACATCGAAACACGTGATCGGATCGCGTGGATAACGCTGGACCGTCCGGACGTGCTCAACGCGTTCACTGCCGAGGGGTGGCACGATCTCGTCGAGACCGTCGAACACGCAGAGGAGGTGGCTCGGGTCGCCGTCCTTCGCGGCAGCGGCGACGCCTTCTGCGTGGGCGAGGACGTCGAGTGGCTGTCGTCGCTAACGGGCCCCGAGGACGTCGCCGAGTTCGCCGACACTGTGTACGCCGGTTTTCGCGCCATCGAAACGGCGAGCATCCCGGTCGTCGCCGCCGTCGATGGCCCAGCGTACGGCGCTGGGTTCGACCTGGTCGCGGCCACCGATCTCGCCGTCGCCACGACCGAAAGCCGCTTCGCACTCCCGGAGACCCGTCTCGGAGCCTACCCCGGGTACGCGATCGAGCGAATCCCCTCGCTGTGCACTCGAAAGCGCTTCCTCGAGCTCGTCCTCACGGGCGAACCGATCGAGGCCGAAACCGCCCGTGAGTGGGGCCTGATCAATCGCGTCGTCGATCCGACCGAGCTCGAATCCGCAGTCGCGGAGCTGGTCGAAAGCGTCCTCGAATCGCCGCGACGTCCGGTGGGAATCGTCACTCGCCTCGTCGGCAATCGACTGCGGAACGAAGCCGAGCAGGAACGGATGATGGGGCTGTTCACGTCGCTGTTTTTGGCCGACGAGTTCGAAGAGGGCGTCGACGCGTTCGCGGCGGGTCGCGACCCCGAGTGGTAG